A segment of the Hippopotamus amphibius kiboko isolate mHipAmp2 chromosome 8, mHipAmp2.hap2, whole genome shotgun sequence genome:
ACTGTGGGAAGTGAGCTGTTCTGGCACAGTGAGTGAACAGCTCAGGAACTCTGAAACCAAGAATCTGTGTCTCCTGGAAACAGCCCAATGAATTCTTACTCTTCCATGAATCAGTATACAGCTTTTGTGTGGGTCTCCTGACATGCTTTCAGATTATTTGGTTCCAAGACATAGAGCTGACTGTatgttctttattgttttgggtcttttctttgataggtaagaagtggatttatttagagagagaaacacactccacataCAGAGCATGGGCATCTCAGATGGTGAGAAAGGCCGGTCATTTTATTGgcatcatttttttctattgatataAACATAAGAaggatcttcatttttttccagcaacTTAAATCTTAAATTATCTGTGATCCTTGCTAGTTATACTGTAATTAGCAAGTGGATTAATTAATGGATTAATCAAcactattttctcaattttaatgaCTTTAAAAGTTCTAAATCTTAATATTAAATATgactaatttcaaaaatataaaaatatgtgtgcTTAAGCGCACTTTAATTTTGCACAAGTAACCTATTAGACCTAGCTTTAAAATGCAACATATGtgcttaatttctttatttcGTGTAATCTGTATTTGTGCatttatgaattaaaataatagttGATTATAGTAGGTTAAAATTGTTCCAGTTAACTATGAATGCTTGGTAAACTGCCCCGAAATCTAGTtgcttaaaataacaatttattattattgttattattattacctcaCGATTCTGAGGATCAGCAATTTAAACAAGGCTCAGAAGGGAGTTTCGCCTCTCTCCTCACATCTGGAGCCTCAGCTGGACTGGGATGACCCAACTGGCTGAGATTTAGCTGGGGACTGGCTGAGcagctctcttccctcctccccctcccctccctttccttcttcccctcccctcctctcttctcctttttctttacaTGGTTATTCCAGAATGGCACCTCAGAGTACCAGACTTATATGGCAATGTAGGACTCTAAGAGACCAAGGTGGAAATTTCTACTCCTCTTAAAGGCTATGCCAGACACTGGCACAGTATCACTTCCACTGTCCTCTATTGACCAAAGCAGTCCCTGGCCAGCTCAGATTCAAAGGGAGGGGACATAGACCCCACCTCTCAGTGGGGATATATGCCCATCTCTACTCCCCCATGATATcattataaacataaatgtttttGGAAAATTCTGAGTATGTATGTATGCAAGTAAGTATAAGATTGCTATAAACATGAAACACTGACATCCAGATAGTAGATACGCCAGCTCAATATCAGGatgatttcagaaaaataaaacatgtatgatatattgatatatttctaccttctatttctatatttataacaCCAACAAGGTATACCTTTAAGTCAGTGACCTCTTCATGGTGCACATCTGTTGCATTTAAGACTAATAGTATTTTGACTGTGATAGTATTTGTCCCTTTAGCAAATAGATGAGTAAGTGTTATGCAGAACCATGGTAGATGGATATTGTGAGTGATGCCAAGATGCATAAGGTAGTTATAGGGGGTGAGATTAAACTTGCctaaaaacaatcctaaaacaaGGCAGAGAGTAGTAAGTGCCATAAGAGAGCCAAGAATAGACTGttcagagaggaaagagatggcCTCCAGTGTGCAGGTGAAGAAACATTGGAAATCTATGTCCTTGCCATTGGGGTTTCCTAAAGATCCTGCCCCTTTTCCATGTCTCTGCTGGTACCCTTGTCTTTTATGAATAGAAAGCCTGCTACTTactgcaatttttaaaacatttaattttctatataatttcccagttttattttgaaagtcgTGAGGGGAGCTATGTCATTTCTTGAATCagtatccttttttatttcatcttagcTTTTAGAAATGCTAATATCAGATCATTTATCGGCTCTGTTCTTTACTGTTAGCCCCATGCAACAATCAGACCTGGTTTGGaaatttttccaagaaaaaaaaatgtgtggcaTAGCTCAGCATAtcccaaatttctgttgttcCCAAGCTTCCTGGCTTTTTCCATACCCAGCAGGGGttaagggaagagagggagagaaaggctcATTGTGGTTTCCAGCCCTTGTGCACCCTTGAACCctacccctgcaccaccagggcttGTGATATTCCACTCTGGGGTCCCCCATGACCCTCAAGGGATAGGCTCCCAGGACCAGGAGAAAAGCTGGAGGatccaagaaagaaaagagaattctgTAGGTTCATCCCTCGTCTGGGCAAAGAGAGAGACTGACTCTCAAggctggggagggaaagaggaaggctgaggagcaggaaggaaggggattgagcaggaaggaaggggattAAGCAACCAGGGGCAAAACTACATTGCAGAGCAGGTGGTGGTCTGGAAGTTACATTTCAGGGCCCTGCTTCCTAAGCGTTGTGAGTTAGGAACCCGTGCAGAGCTATTTCTCCCCCACTTTGGGCTATGGGCACAGCAACTAGGACCTGCGTGCTTTCCAAGGGcttatgaaaatatttgagatcctgaaaaatgtcattggctctagaacagaaaaaggaaactttgagggtattccctggcggtccactggttaggactccgtgctttccctgctgggggcctgggttccatccctggtcgggggactaagatcctgcaagtcgtgtagtgcggccaataaataaataaaaacttgaaaagtCAGAATTAATAAATACtctgaatttatttgaaaatctaATGAAAGTTATGggttttttccccagaaaaatgcttttaaataaaatttcagggAGTCCTTGTACCCCAGGCTAAAAACTCCAGTTttagtggctttttaaaaagctgatagTGGAGATGTAACTTACAGGAATCTACTAGTAGAAAGTAGCTACCAGTGCAGgaacttttcagcagaaacaggagttaattttttattctcaGCTTGAGGGAAGATCCAAAGTATAGCATAGGACCCAAGCTTGGATTTAGGATTGGAGACTCCAAGCCTCCTCTCCTGGCAGCTGGAATCTGGATAGTGCGGCTCTCCAGGGGTCTAATGGCCCCTAATGAGCAGGATGAATGACTGAAAGgacagaggggctggaggagaggactGCACTGCAGGGAAGCTCAATGCCTAGTTGGCAAGAGAACAAAGAATCCCAGGGACTAGGGCATAAACTAAAGAAGACAGACCTGTCCCCTTCTCAATGGAAGGAAGTTCTTCGAAACAGAAGACAAGTTTAAGGGCCTCCAAAGGCAGGATATTTGGCTTTGAATTATGGCTCCAATATATTCTAGCTCTATGACCCTTGGCTAAATTAATCCAAATTtctagacctcagtttcccccattTGCAAAACGAAATCACAATATAGTAGTACCTGCTacatagggttattgtgaaaattaaatgaactgACACAGGTAAAACACTTAAAGTGGTGCTTAGCCCTATAAATACCtactattaatataatattacCTAGTATTATACTTATTCAGTGAAATTTTTGGCACCTTCTGACACAGTAATTACTTAGTAAATGTCAGATCCCTTCCTCCTCTTGAATGAACGTAAAGTTCTCATAGGAAGAATAAGGGAACTTACACAAAGAActccaaaacttaaaaattttatttaaaaatttcttaagttcgggcttcctaggtggctcagtggttaagaatccgcctgccaatgcaggggacacgggttcgagccctggtccaggaagatcccacatgccgcaaagcagctaagcccatgtgccatagaaataaataaataaataaataaaaacaaaaaaaaagaaaaaaaaaaaagaaaaaaaaaaatttcttaagtttattgggaattccctggaggtccattGGGTGAGATTCCACACTCTTACTGCctagggcccaggttcaatccctggttggggaattaagatcccataaACCACGAGGTATGGCCAAATAaatagaatgttttttaaaaacagaaaaaaatttttaaagtttataaatacTATAAAAGGATATTATGGGCTGAGAGGCTGCAAGGtgcaggaaaaagaatgaaagacctCTGGAAAGAGGTAATTTAAGTGCATCTTGAAAACGACTATAATTTTAACAAGTGCAGGTGAAAAAACAGGCTTATTTCAGGTAGGTAACACAGCAAGAGTAAATGTTCAGAGGCTGGAAAATAGGCTGTGTTCAGAAAAGAGACCAGTCCCATTTTACAAGGACAAAATGAGGACAGAAGATTCCCAGGTTAGAATCAGACTTGAATAGTAATTCATAGTTCTTCAATATTCTCACATATGAGCAGTAGTTCTTTGGGGGATGCGTACTTAGAAGTCTAGGGACAGTTTCCTTTGATTTTTACACCACTAAAAGCTATTCAGGCCAATGACATTCCAAATGACAGACTTCCATTTGGGATATTTTCTAAATGCAACTATTATCATCTATACAGGGCATGTATTGACAgaatatctgtctgtctgtctcaattttcattttaagtttacCCTTGTGTGATATCTTACTTTTCCTAACTGAGGGTATGAAGCAAGGGTTAGATGAAACAGGATCAAATTGTCTGAAAGCAGGGATGAAGAACTTTCCCCATGCTATTGCCAATACATTATCTGGCCCATGAAGACCTGGATTTAAGTTCCTCTGCTCTCACTTACCAGGTGAATAACTGGGGAGTCATCTTTCAGagttgtttcctcatctttaagtgCTGAGAACAGTGCTTGCCTTTATCTCACAGGCTTATAGTGGGAATCACATTAGACAATGTATGTGagacatgccttttttttttttacttttttattctaaGGACAGTAACTGCCATTACCAAATGTAtttgtttggaaaaaaattatacatacataccaAAACACTAATGCAACTCTTTTTGTATCTGTCTTTGTTCTTAAGCCTATCTTTTCATAGTTATTTATAGTCAATGAAAAATCAAGCATTTTTCAATGTTGCTAGTCTCCATTACTTtctaaagtaaatatattaaatttattaaatgtttcacATGTGCCATAATTTTAGCCCTGTTTGTTAAAACAGTCCTCCTATTTCCCTGCTTCTATCCACATCATCTCCAGATCAGCactctgaccttttttttttctttactgaaatatagttgacatacagtattatattagtttcaggtgtacaacatagagGTTTGACATTTATGTACATTAACACTGATCACCACAGTACATCTGGTAACCATCTGACACCGTGCAAAGTTGTTACTACAATTgcattgactgtattccctgtgctgtacattccATCCCCATGACTTAATTTATGCCTGGAAGTCTGCCCATCTTAATTCCTTTCATCTACTTTatcatccccacccctcccacccactcccacctccaCTTCTGCTCTGCCTTTGTTCTTCTCTGGCAACAAGGCTCCCCACTGCCCACAAAGAACCAGCCAGCCTGTAATTCAGATGCCTCTACAACCTGACCCTATCTAATCCCAAACTGACACTGCAGAATCCTGCCAAACTGGTCTAAATGCCTCCCGAATCTCTTCTCATTCTTGCCTTTATCATTCTGCCTTTCATACCGTCCtggaacttttttatttttttaaacgaATTACTGATTAAGGTCCATCCAGCTCAAGTCCTAACTCCTCtaaaaaacttttattcaatTCTAGCCTTCCTTGACCCTCTGGACTTTCGGATTACCGTCAGTCCTCCTTCTCTGCAGGTGTTAcacccacagattcaaccaaccacagatcaaaaatacctgaaaaaagaaaaaaattccagaaagttgcAAAAAGCAAAAGTTGAATTTATCACATGCTGGCAacttatttacatagcatttacgttgtattaggtattataagtagtCTAGGAGGATGTtagtaggttatatgcaaatactatgccattttatataaggaacttcAGCATCTGAGGATTGTGGTGTGGTACCCGAGGGTTGGGGGTggttcctggaaccaatccccccttggatactgagggatgactacTTGTTTAAACACAAAATGACTTTTATTCTTAacaattttaattatgttttaacCACCTCCCTATGGTTATTTTCTTaatccttttgtatttttatagcaTCTAACATAGTGACACTGAATATATCAGTTTTGAATTCCCCCACTGTGCCCAGTCCTGTACTAGAGATGgctgaatatgaaaaagaaacaaggttTCAGGGTCGTATAACACTTACAGAGCATGAAAAAAAAGGTGGGTTCTTATTCCAaagctagaaacagaaaaaaaaaatctttctctatGTATACCTATGCCTTCTGAACCCATTGGTTCAAAAAACAGTTCATTCAGTATACTGGCTCACATGAATATGTGAACATTGCTCCTAATagcaaaaaattgaaagcaaactAAAGATCCAATAACTAGACTAGTTAAATACGAGACAATAGATTATGTAACcgttaaaaaatgagaaagtcttTTATGTACCAATACAGAATATCCAAGATATAATCTCCAAGATATCCAAGTCTGTTTCTATGGACAAAACTTAAGATGCAGAAGTTTGTGTCATATGCTAGTTAGTCTATATGTAATGCTTAGACTAGCTCTGGAAAGACCTAAGACACTGGTGACATTGGTTGCTTTTATGGAAGTGAATGGGAGACCTGGGAGACAGGGGAGTCTTCACTATATAACCTTTAGAATTTCTAATGATGTTAATATATTATCctttaaaatgacattaaaagataccattaaatacatttttttattcaagGCCATGGAGTCAAGATCTTAAAGTCACACGCTTcatcattcattattttaaaatttgcaagaCAGGTGTAGTTTGAATTGACTAAATTTTTTAACTCTTACTTTCAACCACATTTTTAATCATTAGGTTTTCTTTATCACCAATAATTTTTAatactaattttaatattttggtacCAAATTAAGCTATCTGATACTCATGTCAGTGATTGTGAATTATTTTTGGCTACTGACTAGCCACTACACCTCTACTTTTCCATAGCACTTCCAGAACCCCCCAGGCTCTCCTCTTCTCCAGAAAATAAagtgctgccctctgctggctcTCACAATACTGACAACCTGAAAATTTGCCCTGTGATTTTAGACTGGGCCTGTAAGAGTAAATGTTGAACGTGATTTTATTCATCAGTACATACATGTCCAATTGAGtacattttctttagaatttaaaaaatttcccacaTTCAAGGTGGTCACATACAAAGAAAATCAGattgagaggaaagaaaacagcattgtctggttttgctagGAAAACTTTGACCTCAAACATTTAATCTCTTTGACCTATGAAGAGACTACAAAATGAAGATGTTTAAAATTCTACAATTCCCAAGCTCTACTTTTGTGAAAActactgtaaaatatatatactcaAGTGTTTGATATACCCCAAATTAACTGTTAAGATGCAGCTGTTTCCAATACTGGACTATCACCTGACTACAGGAACGCCTTCCTCTCAGCACAGCCACCTGCAGCACCACCTCAGcaagttccccccaccccaacaggcTCAGACTTAAAAACCCAGGTACAATGTCCCACCTCCACACCTGAGCCAGGCTCATGAACCACAGCCTAGGGATCAATCACCCACACAGCCTCCCCGCCGGGACACACCACTACTCAAAACCACACACTCAACACAAGTTCTCCCTGAACAGTACAGGAGGCATCACTTAAATTTGCAACATCTGCCTTGACAAAGGCTTATAATTCATGACAAACTGGGAATCCTCCCCTCCTAAGGGTTAGGTGTCCTTTGGTAAATCGCACATCCCAACTCTTAACATTATTTTTAGGTGGGATTTGCAATTGTGTGAATTTTTTTAGTCACAACCCCTAACTTGAAGATGCTAGGTCACAACAAATTATGGAGTCAGCCATCGTAAGTCACTGGTTACTAACTATAAATTAGTTCCTTTATCTCCAAGTGTTTTATTAACTATCTTACAAAATACCATTATGCACAATGTGCCTGGTATTGCCCTAAGCACTTTGTTTTTGACTCATTTCTTATGATTCCTTAAGAAACTCCCAACATTCTCATTGAGGAAAGCCAGCTCAGATATTAAGTAACTTTGTAACCCCTTCAAGGGGCAAGGTCTTGAACCATTATTATATATGGGACCAATTATCTAAactcttgggagttccctggtgctccagtggttagaattccatgctttcactgctttggacccaggtttgacccctggatGGTCCCAAAAGTGATGcggtcaaaacaaacaaaacccttacTACAAAATTTTCAGTCAAGTttacctgcctcctcccccaatttcctttaaaaaacaagacaaatataAACACTTGAAATACTGCAGTAAAAGTTTTATTGTTACGCACTGAAGACATCACTAATGGGTAGAGAAGTTGTACTGGGTCCACGTCTGTTAATTTGTTTATAAAATCTACATCTATGCATAGTCACAGTATTTGTAACAGGTAGTTCCCTCCTTTTTTGGGCTAAATGTTGAATGACAATGCTGGCCCaaatttacattatttatgaAACATCTGTCCATGGAACTTCTTCCCTCATAGTGGAAGGAATACCACCTTATCTAGGAGTCAAGAGCCAAGGGTTGTCTTTCAAGTTTTTATTTAGGGGCACTGATCCATGAGGGATTTTAGATCTTGTTGAACGCAGCCACGTCCATAGACTGCACGTACTCATCAAAAGCAGTGATCTGCTCCTCCAGCATATCTGTTCCAACTTTATCATCTTCTACTACACACTGTATTTGAAGTTTTTTAATTCCATACCCCACTGGAACTAGTTTAGCTGAAAAGAGCAGCAAGAAAAATCTGTTAGAAAAGTCCTGTTGATTGACAAAGATTGAAACTGTATGCAAATCCCAGATGCCAGTGTCAAAAAGCAAAGACTAAACTCACAAGAGCCCCAGACTAAGCCGTCTGCTTGAATGCTTCTGACACACTCTTCTAATTTTGCCATATCTGTCTCATCATCCCAAGGTTTCACGTCTAATAAGATGGAAGACTTGGCAACAAGTGCTGGTTCTAAAAGAGTACAAGAAACAGCATTATTCAAATAATTACTTTTGCCCTATTCCAAGACACTAAACAAATTTGTTTCTAAACGCATCATCTCCTTAGCCACATAAAACTACAGAATGTACACCTTGTTTGTCACACATATGCCCACTTTCTATTTTGCTGAGAAAGAGGTATTTAGTTGTGTAACAGTTTCTTTCCCACAGAGGAATGCCACAGCTGCTACCGTAAGAACAGCTGCAGACCAGTAGCTGTGGAGGTTTTGAAGCTCTACTTCAACAGAAGGTTCTGAAATATTGACATATTCAATGAATGTGAAGGAAAGGAAGTTACTTAGGGGATCagtctttaaaaaagattattcatcgcttctcggccttttggctaagatcaagtgtaaaaAAGATTATTCACATTATTATGAAAGCAATTAAgttaaataaacacaaattataaaatgacCTACTTTTGGCTTTCTTTGACTCATACTGTGCAAGGCGTTCTTCTCTTAGCCTCTTGGCTTCTTCACTTTCctgtaaagaaaatttaatatacGTCACAAAGCTGGTTGTTTCTCAACTTAAAACTGGTGTGGTGGGTCATAGGAGAGACCAGCTTTATCAGAAAAAAGCAAATCCATCACGAACTCAGCCGAAAGATGGTGATTTGATTTTATTCATCATGTAGCCagtgagaatttttaaaaggcaggtaATAAAgtgaagccaggattcaaacccaggcaaccTGCCTACAAAGCCTGTGCTTAAGCACAACGATATGCACATACGTCAATTTATGCCATACCTCCTCATCATCAGATCCAAAGAGATCAATGTCATCATCATCTTTACTATCTGTAGCTCCACTTTCTGTGGTGTCTTCCACATTAGCAGGGCCATACTTGCCCAAAGCTTTCTTCACTCCTGGCAAGCTTGAAGAAAATTTAATCAACTACTGTTAGGTATGATGTCCCTTTTCAGACAATACATGAGAACTTGTTTCCATTACAACTTATTAATAGACCACTTTTGTACTTTACCCTTCAACACTCCCAGGTAAATGCTTTTATGTTTAGCTCCTCACCCAACAAACATCAGCAGCATgtgaaacattattttcaatatGCACAGTGATTTACTTTCGGAACGAGTATTTCTGTTTGAGATTTTATAAATATACTCAGCTCCATTCTTAATGACCTGgagt
Coding sequences within it:
- the EEF1B2 gene encoding elongation factor 1-beta, which codes for MGFGDLKSPAGLQVLNDYLADKSYIEGYVPSQADVAVFEAVSDPPPADLCHALRWYNHIKSYEKEKASLPGVKKALGKYGPANVEDTTESGATDSKDDDDIDLFGSDDEEESEEAKRLREERLAQYESKKAKKPALVAKSSILLDVKPWDDETDMAKLEECVRSIQADGLVWGSSKLVPVGYGIKKLQIQCVVEDDKVGTDMLEEQITAFDEYVQSMDVAAFNKI